CTGGCCTCAGCCTTAGAGTCAGGGTGAGGAGCTTCTGGGCGCTTCCCTCCCGaccaagaacacacacacacacattctacatatacacacacaggtagacAAACCCTTCACGATGTTCTGTGGTTTGTGGTATCCGAGTCCACATCctgaaaatacaacatgtgaCACGTCATGTTACCACCGCAACACTGCTGTTACTACAGGAAAGGTCACAAAGGTCAGACTGATGCATTCTGGGAAACAGGTCTTCAGAGCGCCACGGGAGTGTTGGTTTTATACCCAGCAGGAGAGTTTGATAAGTGATTTCGATCATCAGATGAGATCACCTGAGTATAGAGGTCTCTCAGTACACTCAATTAAACTGCTGACGCAGcgtcatgaaaacaaaactctccGCAGCAACAGCACAACATGAAGCGTGAAGCATTTCTAATAtccaaaattaaaagaaatctgCAGACGTGAGCAgctctgagctaaatgctaagtTAGCAATGCTGACTTAGTCCTGAAGCAGGACTGGAAGAGTCCTGACTGAGGCTGTGAGACTGATGTAACTGACTGAGCAGTgttatataacacacacacacacacattctgaatgACTGCCATTTAAAGAGACAGACCCGTTTTCAACACGTCACATTCCTGTCTTTACTTCATCTGTTtgcagactgaaaataaaacaagtcagaaacaatttacatttttttgaacAGAGCTGCaatcaacttttattttgaaaaccatTTGAAGCTGCATTTAAGAACCCTCCAAAGTTGGACATATGAGATTATGAAAAGTGTGAATAGTGAAAAATGAGCTGTAGCCGCCTCTTAAACTTCTCTTTGTCTCTACAAATGTTCTCTTATAGtctgacttgttttaaaaacaaaatactttgcTGAAAGGACAGTCCTGGTGGGACCCCGGGCCCCCCGACTGGGACCGAGTCTGATGTTACTGCATGCTGGAATTAAAGTACAGaaagacacaacaacaacaacaacaacaacacacacacacacacacacctctcagggcaaagcagagcagccagttaacctgatgtgggaggaagccggagaacccggagaaaacccacgcaggagaacatgcagactccacagaGAAGGATTCAGACCAGGACTCGAccctggaaccctctggctgtgaggtGACAGAGCGAACCACTGCAGCACTGCACCACCAAGCACAGAACCAAACCAGGGAAAATCTGACAACGCTGACATCACAGCTCcgaatcttttcattttcatgagtCCTTTTCAATGTTTTATCTTattgtgctttttcttctcctggttttaatatttattttattttgtaaagcaGCTTCAAACTTTGCTTTGAAAAGTGAATAAAGAATGTGAATAAAGTTTCTGATGTAGAATCGATAAGGGACCTGACCTGAACTGAAACGTAAgtcgacagacagacagacagatgagtcCAGGAAATTCACGAGCCGAGTCGACTTCAGTTAAATGTCaacattcaaatcaaatcaaagatcAAAGTCACTCTGAAAGCTCTGAAACAAGGTTGTCACATTCCAACATGTTTCCTGAAAACAACCTGAAGTCTGATTATAATGACATTTAAGACAGCTGTAGATTAGAGCCTGACGTGTCCCAACACGTCTGATCCTGCTGTTAATGTGCCCACAGCCAACAAGCACCTGGAGACAATATGAACAATCCCAATAATCAATGACTGAACCATCAACATGCACTCCTGGTAAAACCTGGAGCTTTTCTTACATGgaaattctgattttttttccttatagGTGGCATGAAATACTCGCTAATACTCCACCTTCGAACCTTACTGACCTGGAAAGCAGAAGTTTCCACAGCAGAAAAGGAAAGTTCAAGCAGGATGTGACAAACTAGCAGATGCATCAGAGTTTAAATTCTGCCTGTTAAAGTTCACAGACTGCACCTTTGGTTTTCCCTCCTGAGCTGAAgtgcagcaccagcagcagaaaagatCTTTTCAGGAAACAGAGCAAAGGTCATCAACACAGACCTGCTGCTCCCACCAGACTTCATGAGAAAAACATGGAATTTAAGCTCCTGAGACAAGCAGAATGtgcagagtgagtgagtgacaggTGTGACAGGTGTGGAGGGAAGAATAAAGTGAGGAAAGAGACGAGCTCACCCATGTCTGAGCAAGTTCTGCAGGTCCTGCCGTCAGAGACTCTGGACTCTGTGACACCTCTGAGACAAGTCCAGCATGAACCAGACTGGGAGGGTGGAACTTCACATCAGGGCACAGCCAATCGGGGGTTGGGGCTTACACACCAGTTCAACGAGCCACATTTTAACCCTTTAAAGCCCAGACGCTGCTTTATTGTGCACACAAAAGGATCATAATATTGTAAAGAATCATACAGATTCTTAGTGTGattctgaatatttttagcAGTTACTTGTTTTGACCACAAGTGTTTCACTACACTTTAAGCTCTTTgctgtcggtgtgtgtgtgtgttgagttgAGCTGTGACATGGCACTAAGtcctgttttttgttaatgATTGTTTGACTCTGATACAAGCTGCTCTCATTTCAGCCTCACGTTTTCCATTAAACTTTTACTGTTTAATCTTCTCTGCAGAACTCTTTCTTTTAATGTTTGCTTCTGTGTTTAATGTTGGATTGCCCCTGGCCCCTCTGGGTCCTGGCCCCTCTGGGTCCTGGCCCCTCTGGGTCCTGGCCCCTCTGGGTCCTGGCCCCTGAGAAGCACCCACCTGGAAGTCTATGATCAGTTTAGTGTCTCTGGCATTTAAAGCTTGTATTTgtttctgacagcagctgacGTCTCTTCTCGCCGTATGACAATCCTGACAAATAATAAACGTAATAAAACCACAAACTAAAGAATCCAGTcgtgaaaatgttttgtgttttatttacagcatCCAAAGTCTTCTGTACATCAGCACCAAGACAACATGTTCTGTGGGAGACGTGATCAGACATGTTGAAATCCAACATCTTTAATCTGATGgctacaaataaaaaacaactatTCATCTGTGCAGCTCACATGAACACAGGAAATCTCTTCGGCATCCGGCTTCTGGTCACATCACCGCCTCCGCGTCCGAGTCCTCAAAACAGTTTTAACTCATTTTAGtaaaaaaattatttccacGTGCTCCGGACCAGCCAATCCCCTCCCAGAGCTCGTCTCAGTCATCatacagacaggaagctgcCTCAGATtcaacacagagctgaaacaTTGTCGGCCAAATTTATTAATCGCTGTTAATCACAAAAATTAATCACTAAAAAAAATTTCAATTACATGGTTTTCCAGAgccagattttgttttttcttgcagcAAACTGAATGTGTTCAACAAAATAACATGATGACGTCAGACAGGGTTTTTGAGTCAGACTGTGTCCAGATTTCATCTGCAACAATCAAACactgctgacagaaacacaattaCGCCAAAGTCTGACCTTTGGTACACACTTTAATCTAAAAACAAGTTAACTTGTTGACTGCACCATCTCCAGAGCTCAGTCACATACTCAGTCTCTACAACGTGGTGAGTTCATGGTTGTATCAAGCACAACTCAGCCCAGCTGGTTTTTTGATCAAGTCCCAAACAAGCAGCAaccaacacattttcagtgtgatgAACTGCAGTTCCTCTGTGGTCCACTAGGTGCTGCAGTATCCACCGAACGCAATGGAAAATCCTCCAACTTCTCActgcaaaatgcaaaagcagttcagttttctcacagcagcagatcaCTGAGCTCCTTCTGTCAGTCTGGGACAGATCATGTTAATGTTTATTTGGATCTGTATTCcaacacaaactgcacagactctggagCTTAAAGTCCACACTGGGGAAGGTGCAGATGTTTATGGTTGAAGCAGGACTGGTCATCGCGCTGCAGCCTTTCACACTCGGCTATGCTAGTTGCTTACAGCTTCAGACTTCACTGTCTGTACTGCCAGAGAGTTTCAGGGACGACACCGTCTGACCGTTCCAGTAAGCCAGTGCCTTCAGACACCTGTCGGGGACACCTCAGACAGGTGTTTACGGTCTGCAGGCCTTTAACCGCCTCTTCGTCAGCTCAGCTTTTGCCCATTCTGTCGTCCTCATCTCTGTCAGCCTCCACATCTTCAGTCTTGCTCTTTACTGTTATCTTCCACTCATCGCCAACTTCCTCTCCTATCACTATCCTGGTCTCTCGTCTCTCCTTGTTCCCCTCCTTCCtatcctcctctgtctcctttccttcctcctcactgtcctCCTCTAACTTcttaatttcttctttcttgtccTCCTCTATCTCCTTGCTGTCCCGTTCTGTCTTCTCCCTGTCTTCCACACTTTTGATTGtgtcctttcctttctcttctaTGTCTTCCATCTCCTTCCTGCCCTCccttgtctctttctttgtctcttcatGGTCCTTGTTAAtccccttttcttcttcttgtccttccAATGTGTCATCTTCATCTTCCAGCTCAAGCAGTTCAGGAGAACTGGCCTCCAAAGCTTCAGCCCCCAGCAGGGTCTCTGTCAGGGTCTTGATGAGGCCCAGCTGGATCTCGCCTGGTTCCTGACTTGTCatcttgtcttcctctttgtgaCCCAGCAAAAGGCCTGTCAGGCCGAATGACTTCTTCCAAAGGTGTGGGAGTTTGTTCATGTGTGAAAGGGCCTCGACCACCCAATCAACCAGCAGCTGAGCAACATTTGCTTGAAGCCGGTGGGGTGACGTCTCCTCCAACTCCTTTGGGTTTCCAGCAGTGAATTTTGCCCAGCGTGAAAGCAGGAAGCGCTGCAGAACTGGCTTCAGGCAAACCTCCAGGGGCTGAAGATGGAAGGAGCAGCCTCCAGGAATAACCGCTGGGAGAGTACTTGTTCCACTGATGGAAGACAGGAATGACTCTCCCAAGTGTTCCCGGTGTCGGTCCAAGACCAACAGTGATTTATTATGCTGCAATGGACCGTGCCGTAGCCAAACCTTGTTAGTCCAAAGATCCAAGGCTTCTTCTACTGACAGACTCTCCGGCCCAGCCTCCAGAAGGATGAACTCTGGCAGGGCTTTCGCAGCCAGCTGCCTGTTTGTGAGCACCAGGGATGGCAGCATGACACCCTCAGCAAGCACCGTCAGGTACACAGTGACCAGAGGTAAAGATCCAGTCAGTTCCAGGGCCTCTGAGCAGCGAGACCTGTCCTGAACTAACCTCAAATCCACAAAAAGACACAGCTCATCCATTGCAGCCACAGAGCTCTCAGAGAGCTTGTTGACCTGGATGATCTTCTGGGTAAATTCCCTGAAGGACTTGATCTTGGCCTCCAGAGAAAGTGGAAGGCTGCGAGCCAGCGTGGCTTCCCTGCCAATGTTCCTTATGCCCAGCCGATTCTGCATCATGAAGCTCACTGCCCAGTCGTAGGAGATGCGGAAGGAGTCGCTGAAAGCACCCTTCTTCTTCAGTGTGGAGGCTTTGTGGAAAAGGTTGCTCTCGGTAATTGGAAGCTGCTGCTCACGCATGGACAGCACCCAGGCCACCATACGGTCCTTGCCATCACATTGGACCTTCTGTTCCTGTTCAGTTTGCTTCAAAAGCTTCCTGGCCTCCTTTAGCCAGGATCTGATGAGTTGCACCCTGGTTGAAAAGACCCTTGAGGCTTGTTGGAGTCCGTCACACAGAGCAAAGAGGGCAATCCTTAGCTGACGAGCCGTCAGGAAATCATCACGCTCTTTAGAGGCAGATGACACGGCTGCTGGCTGGGTGTGGCCGTTCGTGTTTGACGGCAGGTGAGACACTggagatttttcttcttctttgagaAATTCTTCCTTAACATCTTCAGCCTCTTCATCATTGTACTCCAGGTCCTCCAGCCGCTCGTCATCAGAAAAGTCCATCTCCTCCAGAGGGGCCATCGCCCCATCCAtgttgtccttctcctccttaACTTCCACGGCTCCACTGCAGTGCAGAGAAGGAAATGTATGTTTGGCAATGTCATCGATAAGAGGGATCAAATCCACAGCAAAAGCTTCTAATAAAAGACAAACTAAATTACATTTgtcacatgaagacaaaacacacaacagacttCATTCAACTGCTCAACTCATCTCGTTTGGTTCAGAAGACATTAAAGACAAACCTTTAATACTTAAACCTAAAAACAGGTATACATGGTTCCAAAATAACAGTAAATCTACTTTATTagagaaatatataaacaatgaaatgtttacCTTATTCTGTCCTTCAGAAATCCAACTTTGGCCGATCCTgttaaaacatcaaacatgcaTTTGAATTGTGcaggttatttttttaaatgaaagagtttTCTTAATTAACCTTTATTAtctgaggcagacagacaaatggaggaggaagaggggtaCGACATGCAACAAAAGCCACCAGCTGGAATCAAATCGGCAACACTGTGGTGCCCATTCAGCTtcaaattgtaaaaataataaatcaaaattctTGGTGTCAGAATTGATCACAACCTTTTTAAATTGAGTTTTAAAATACTGACCTTTGTTTTGAGCTGAAAGGCCGTGATATTCCCAGAAGCAACTCGGCTCTTTACAAAGGTTGACCTGACAGATGGTGCAGCCGTATACACTCTCATGGCGCATGTTTTTCAGGTTACAGTTTTTACACCTCTTGGAGATGCAGCTGATCTTTGCCATCCTGTGTCTCTGTTTAATTGGTTCTTCCACCGTCGCCGTCCTCATCCCGCGGGAGCTGGCAATCTCCATGGTCTCAAAGTATTTCTGAGCGCACTTGGCGAGCTGGTTGCCTAAACGCTTGCGGAAGTTAACCTGAGTAAAAAGGCCGTCTTGCACCCAGGCCGGTGGGCTCTCTTTGCGGCTCTCCCGCAGCACAATGAAGGCGTTGACTATGCTCAGGTTAACCAGAAACCAAAAGAGGTTGCGCCAGTGCCGGTCCTGGGGTATTCCTCCCAGTGGGTTGCAGGCCAGTAGTTGCTTGCAAATGTCGACTCCTCGCATGTTCTCCTGCAGCAGGTGGAAGGCCATGGGGCGGTCAATTGGGTCCAGTTCACCAACTTTGGTCTGAGACCTCCTCCAAACGGTGTCCTGTTCACCTGGAGCTGCATTAGTTGAAAGGCAGCCCATCTCCTTAGTGTCCCTCCAACGGGTGGCTAGCAGAGGGCCAAACTGCCTCTGCAGGAAGTCCCCGGGTTTCTCCAGCTGGCCCTCCTCCCACAGTCCTTTGGGAAGGATAGGGCTGGGTGGAGGAAAGGAGCTAGAGGCATAGATGCCCTGGTCCAGAAGCTTCTGCATGAGTGGAACAGATGTAAGTGCATTAGCCAGGTAAAGATGGTGGTGTTTGTCCTCCAGACCCTTCACCAGCTCTGGCACTACAGTGAAGCCTTGTTCCTGGCCCACCTTCTCCCCCACCTGGATGAATAAGCGGTGGCAGTAGCCAGACTTGGAGTCACAAAGCAGCCACACCTGAGGCTGTGTTTTTGGGTTCCCCTTGGTGTGGCAGCTCTCCTCCTCTAGACAAGGCAGCAGCGCCCTGTCGATGGCCAGGCTGCAGTTTGGTTGGTAGGTGTTCCACATCGCCTTGCTCAGGATGTCCAGCATCCGCCTGAAGATGTGCAGCGAGTCACTGGATTTGCTGGTGCCACGATACTCGTCTGTCGTGAAGCTGCCCATGCGGATGTTGTCAGCAATCTGCTTAAAGCGTTTGAAGCTCATAGCACGATAGAAGGTGTAACTGTTGTCATAATGACTCCAGGACCAATAGTGCGACAGGTCGGGAAGGTTCTGGATCCCCATCAGAATGACCAGGCCAATAAAACCTTTGATCTCATGGGTGGTGACGGGGACCCAGTCTGGGTAACCAGAGCCCAGGAACTGGCAGGTCTTGGCGTGGGCGTTGGTCTCGCTGGTGATCAGTTCAGTGAGCGCTGCGGGAAAGAGCAGGTTGAAGAAGTCGATGGCGTCACTGTTCTTGGAAAGGTGGTGACGAGGCCCACTGCTCTGCATGAATGGAATGATGGTGGACTTGGGGCTGCTGCTCTCTGCCGGAGGTTTCCAACAGTGTGCTGACCTCCAGGACGGATCAGGCAAGTCCTTGTTCTGGACTAGTTCCTTCTCATCTGAGCAGTGGCAGAACGGGATATCGGGTTCAACGTAGGCTGAAAAGAAGGGACAAGTTAATTTAAGTGATATACTGCTATTAATTGTAAAAACATCAATATTGAACATAATCAACCAGTGTTCTTAAAAAATCTTAACATATGAAAAGAGCCAGATCCGGAACACTGAGTGCATACCCACAGCTGTgtggagctggtggtggagctGCCTCCACCCCCTGACCGGTGGCCGAggcacccttttttttttttttcagttacttGTTACTGCATCTCAGCAGCATCAACAAAAATTCTATCATAACCCTTCACAATGTTGACAAGTGTTACCTGCTGACCCATAATTCTCATAACCTGCTCAGTCTGAATCAATAACAGGCAACGATATCGCCACAAAGGTGGGGGGGCTGAGACTTTCACCGTTAACTCGCAGCTGTTCAGCTGGTTATCAGCTACACAACCATTAAACCTGGTGATTAAATTATTTAGCAGCCACTGATCTCCACATTGGAAGTGTGTGAACTGCAACCTGTTTTAATGAAGTAAACATGTTATAGCTGGGCCAAGTTAGTGCTACTGGTTTCTGTAACCGGTTTAACCAGTTACAGACTGTTCAGAGCCATCTTAGAAGACTACGGAGGCAAGTTCGTCATATTTCTCCTTCAAGTCACCGATGAAGTAAATCAGGCTGTAATTTTAGAGGATAATGAACTTTACATGGCGTACTTTTTCCATTGGCATGTTGGAAGACATCctgacatgcaaacacattctgcactttatctgctttatttctTGGGCTTCATGCCATCAGGAAAGAGTGGAGACTCTGACCCTTCATtcaggtcagttttatttactttggCTGCGGATGCTGCCAGAAACTGGACTCTGCCAGATCTGTAAAAACCTCCAGACCCACACAGTGCAGCTGGGTTTTAATTCAACTGCTGAGCAGAAAGAACAGCTGGAACCGAGAAGTGAGACGTGACTGAACTTCAGGAAACTGAACAAGGTTCAGTGCTGGTTCACTGACATCTTATCTGgttttacagcttgtttctcggctgtttttcttttataccGGTCTTTTATCTGGGTGACTGTTCTGAAACCAAGATCACATCCTGTCACAGGAGAGGGGCATCAGTTAAAGTTAAACTGAGTCGCTAAGACTGGTCAAATTTTAAGCTTGACCTGTCTTAGCGACTAGTTGAATTATGAACTTTGGAAATCTGATGATAAAAATCCAGAATTGAACATCTATTTAGCCCAGGACCCTCATAATAACCAGTCGTGTATCCCAGAGTTATGAGCAACatagctaaatgctaaatggggggcagccgtggcctagaggttggagaagcggcttgtgatcggagggtcaccggttcgattcccccactggacgggcaggaaaaatttgggtgtggtggagtgattaatgcgaaaaatactccccccctctattagccggctgatgtgcccttgagcaaggcacttaacccccccaatatgctccccgggcgcctgatgctgcccactgctcctgtgtgtgtttcactgcatgtaatttgccgggtgttgcatgtgtgtgttcaactaaggatgggtcaaatgcagaagacgaattcagtgtgtgtatgtaaaaatatatatactgccaataaagttgattcttcttcttcttcttcttcttcttctatcaCGTTGGGTCAAAGTTAGTTTGCTGTTAGTAGCCTGTTTGCACACACCTGattcatgtgcatgtgcaggAAACGGACGGCATGTTTCTTGCCAAATTTAAAATATGGACCCATCTCAAATAAAGCCAAATGAGAGTGAGTTCATGGAGGAACAAACCCAGCACAGCTAACAATTACACCTGATTAAAGGTGAACACTGTACTTCATATGTCTGTAAATTCGTGATATGAATGTCTTAAATTTTTCCAGGAAAGAATGAAGTAACTAGATAGACATTTATTTGTGCTATCTTCATCTTGTTGTGTTCTGAAATGGAAGTGAAGAGGACCACTTAATCATTTAAACATCACCTGTATTTTTCCCCCCgtgtgtataaaaataataacgtgactctgtgtgtgtgtgaagccttaCTCCTGGTGCGACAGGTGGC
This sequence is a window from Scatophagus argus isolate fScaArg1 chromosome 9, fScaArg1.pri, whole genome shotgun sequence. Protein-coding genes within it:
- the pogzb gene encoding uncharacterized protein pogzb isoform X3, giving the protein MDTELFMECEEEELEPWQQVDDSVEEDEMDFIDSYCEPVEDSLSPLPASETPPPQTVPSNTPAGTASSPLQIVSSSEIPRPPPPTTSSSVSCLPAPSTPAAAAPPLMTRAPPLILTQTAGGTFLLPAAPGAGSTPPILLTTQGFPVQTVMNHGTPLLLNLQPGQTVQPLTLIQSPSLGQLVRPSVGVSPVLPQGQAVQTRPVSAPTRGPAQPGSTFTAMQLPATLTIRTSTPGPGNFQMTQMGGANSLKLAAPGPTSSVGLTPNVTSVPTPDPPRVVMSVEEFYYGTFEGDLSLRKPQPLGIKTSTFTCQICTHLAENNLRLMQHMLQHSELMGGGGGGDERKCCKFCYRQFSSPAQLQSHQEQVHGPVLSSCMCRICEWAFENEPAFLNHMKSNHKPGEMPYVCQVCSYRSSFYSDVLQHFASFHRDSRFLLCVFCLKVTRNPASYQQHLLRHQINQAFHCNRCRLQFVFLKDKMQHKLENHRSFRRPAQLEGLPPGSKVTIRTYGKVRPQVTSAGTRLLQNPSSLIQPINIKTEPQKPPNQRSPVLSKSPRSPTKRPVSRRVHVHRSSSCDGERLVCLECGTDASDFSAHYPTHVHCLLCPYSSCCSRAYAAHMIHHHVLRPKDKVVPLHRLPPPCVFLLQCSHCDFSSQAADQIADHLLMNPEHHSATCRTRTYVEPDIPFCHCSDEKELVQNKDLPDPSWRSAHCWKPPAESSSPKSTIIPFMQSSGPRHHLSKNSDAIDFFNLLFPAALTELITSETNAHAKTCQFLGSGYPDWVPVTTHEIKGFIGLVILMGIQNLPDLSHYWSWSHYDNSYTFYRAMSFKRFKQIADNIRMGSFTTDEYRGTSKSSDSLHIFRRMLDILSKAMWNTYQPNCSLAIDRALLPCLEEESCHTKGNPKTQPQVWLLCDSKSGYCHRLFIQVGEKVGQEQGFTVVPELVKGLEDKHHHLYLANALTSVPLMQKLLDQGIYASSSFPPPSPILPKGLWEEGQLEKPGDFLQRQFGPLLATRWRDTKEMGCLSTNAAPGEQDTVWRRSQTKVGELDPIDRPMAFHLLQENMRGVDICKQLLACNPLGGIPQDRHWRNLFWFLVNLSIVNAFIVLRESRKESPPAWVQDGLFTQVNFRKRLGNQLAKCAQKYFETMEIASSRGMRTATVEEPIKQRHRMAKISCISKRCKNCNLKNMRHESVYGCTICQVNLCKEPSCFWEYHGLSAQNKGSAKVGFLKDRISGAVEVKEEKDNMDGAMAPLEEMDFSDDERLEDLEYNDEEAEDVKEEFLKEEEKSPVSHLPSNTNGHTQPAAVSSASKERDDFLTARQLRIALFALCDGLQQASRVFSTRVQLIRSWLKEARKLLKQTEQEQKVQCDGKDRMVAWVLSMREQQLPITESNLFHKASTLKKKGAFSDSFRISYDWAVSFMMQNRLGIRNIGREATLARSLPLSLEAKIKSFREFTQKIIQVNKLSESSVAAMDELCLFVDLRLVQDRSRCSEALELTGSLPLVTVYLTVLAEGVMLPSLVLTNRQLAAKALPEFILLEAGPESLSVEEALDLWTNKVWLRHGPLQHNKSLLVLDRHREHLGESFLSSISGTSTLPAVIPGGCSFHLQPLEVCLKPVLQRFLLSRWAKFTAGNPKELEETSPHRLQANVAQLLVDWVVEALSHMNKLPHLWKKSFGLTGLLLGHKEEDKMTSQEPGEIQLGLIKTLTETLLGAEALEASSPELLELEDEDDTLEGQEEEKGINKDHEETKKETREGRKEMEDIEEKGKDTIKSVEDREKTERDSKEIEEDKKEEIKKLEEDSEEEGKETEEDRKEGNKERRETRIVIGEEVGDEWKITVKSKTEDVEADRDEDDRMGKS
- the pogzb gene encoding uncharacterized protein pogzb isoform X2, giving the protein MDTELFMECEEEELEPWQQVDDSVEEDEMDFIDSYCEPASSPLQIVSSSEIPRPPPPTTSSSVSCLPAPSTPAAAAPPLMTRAPPLILTQTAGGTFLLPAAPGAGSTPPILLTTQGFPVQTVMNHGTPLLLNLQPGQTVQPLTLIQSPSLGQLVRPSVGVSPVLPQGQAVQTRPVSAPTRGPAQPGSTFTAMQLPATLTIRTSTPGPGNFQMTQMGGANSLKLAGSPALPSGSANGVTRITSFSSIRVDTGSSADSAPGPTSSVGLTPNVTSVPTPDPPRVVMSVEEFYYGTFEGDLSLRKPQPLGIKTSTFTCQICTHLAENNLRLMQHMLQHSELMGGGGGGDERKCCKFCYRQFSSPAQLQSHQEQVHGPVLSSCMCRICEWAFENEPAFLNHMKSNHKPGEMPYVCQVCSYRSSFYSDVLQHFASFHRDSRFLLCVFCLKVTRNPASYQQHLLRHQINQAFHCNRCRLQFVFLKDKMQHKLENHRSFRRPAQLEGLPPGSKVTIRTYGKVRPQVTSAGTRLLQNPSSLIQPINIKTEPQKPPNQRSPVLSKSPRSPTKRPVSRRVHVHRSSSCDGERLVCLECGTDASDFSAHYPTHVHCLLCPYSSCCSRAYAAHMIHHHVLRPKDKVVPLHRLPPPCVFLLQCSHCDFSSQAADQIADHLLMNPEHHSATCRTRTYVEPDIPFCHCSDEKELVQNKDLPDPSWRSAHCWKPPAESSSPKSTIIPFMQSSGPRHHLSKNSDAIDFFNLLFPAALTELITSETNAHAKTCQFLGSGYPDWVPVTTHEIKGFIGLVILMGIQNLPDLSHYWSWSHYDNSYTFYRAMSFKRFKQIADNIRMGSFTTDEYRGTSKSSDSLHIFRRMLDILSKAMWNTYQPNCSLAIDRALLPCLEEESCHTKGNPKTQPQVWLLCDSKSGYCHRLFIQVGEKVGQEQGFTVVPELVKGLEDKHHHLYLANALTSVPLMQKLLDQGIYASSSFPPPSPILPKGLWEEGQLEKPGDFLQRQFGPLLATRWRDTKEMGCLSTNAAPGEQDTVWRRSQTKVGELDPIDRPMAFHLLQENMRGVDICKQLLACNPLGGIPQDRHWRNLFWFLVNLSIVNAFIVLRESRKESPPAWVQDGLFTQVNFRKRLGNQLAKCAQKYFETMEIASSRGMRTATVEEPIKQRHRMAKISCISKRCKNCNLKNMRHESVYGCTICQVNLCKEPSCFWEYHGLSAQNKGSAKVGFLKDRISGAVEVKEEKDNMDGAMAPLEEMDFSDDERLEDLEYNDEEAEDVKEEFLKEEEKSPVSHLPSNTNGHTQPAAVSSASKERDDFLTARQLRIALFALCDGLQQASRVFSTRVQLIRSWLKEARKLLKQTEQEQKVQCDGKDRMVAWVLSMREQQLPITESNLFHKASTLKKKGAFSDSFRISYDWAVSFMMQNRLGIRNIGREATLARSLPLSLEAKIKSFREFTQKIIQVNKLSESSVAAMDELCLFVDLRLVQDRSRCSEALELTGSLPLVTVYLTVLAEGVMLPSLVLTNRQLAAKALPEFILLEAGPESLSVEEALDLWTNKVWLRHGPLQHNKSLLVLDRHREHLGESFLSSISGTSTLPAVIPGGCSFHLQPLEVCLKPVLQRFLLSRWAKFTAGNPKELEETSPHRLQANVAQLLVDWVVEALSHMNKLPHLWKKSFGLTGLLLGHKEEDKMTSQEPGEIQLGLIKTLTETLLGAEALEASSPELLELEDEDDTLEGQEEEKGINKDHEETKKETREGRKEMEDIEEKGKDTIKSVEDREKTERDSKEIEEDKKEEIKKLEEDSEEEGKETEEDRKEGNKERRETRIVIGEEVGDEWKITVKSKTEDVEADRDEDDRMGKS